One Oryzias latipes chromosome 21, ASM223467v1 genomic window, gaggacaaTTTAATTAACAAAAGGAGTTGTTTAACACCACTACAAAAATAAAGACCATACAAGAGGCACAGATGCACAAACAGTCCCAATGGGATGACCTGTGTCAAATGAACAGGTGGACCAATACCTGCAACAGGGCAGCAATGGTGCCACATGAATGCCAGAGCATTGGGGCCAAGTCTGGCACGGATTCTCGCTTCTTGCTGAGCTCCAGCAAAGCATTCTCTCTAGTCTCTGGACTGGACAACTCATTGATCCACTGGTAAATCTTCTCACGGTCTACTTGGGCCAGGGCTGTGACGTTGGTTACAGCCTTTGATAGGAAGAAAATATCAATCCATTCGCAATCAATTCtttaaacaagcaaacaaacgaAACActcaagaacaaaaacattacGCTAATTAAGATATATGTAACCTACGTTTAATTTCCCCCTTCTGCAAACCCAAATCATGAAGAGGAAATGACAGCGTGTAAATTTGTTAAATGTCTGCTATGACAAATTGGggcaaaatcaaattatttgtcAATTTAACTACAAAAACGTCTCATGATTTGCCAACTGCAATACATGTATACCAAAACCATACTGTACTACATTTGTACGAGGCTTTCATTAATATTATGCAGTCTTTCTTTGAAAACTGCAAAGAGAAGTTCTGCTTTAAAATTAATTCAATAAAGAAAGCTGAAatttgggaggaaaaaaaagattttcgaTGTACTTAGGCGAAATTGGAGGGAACGTCACCGTGAGAGCGATGCAATAGTTTGATACTCACCGCTCCCGTTGCCAACATTTTGGAAAGCTTTTCGGGATCTCAAAATACTCTTTTAATAGAAAGTTCGTCAGTTTGCACCTCTTCGCAATACTCGACCCTGAAATCTCACCGTAAGAACCATGGACATATGCTTACGAACTGCTAGCTTAGCTAGTTGCTAGGTGCTCTAACAAATGGGATCCACAACATGCGTAACTTCACATAACTTCAATCGAAATCCCAACACTGAGAACTACAGAAGCACAAAAAGAAATTATTGTCGTTATAGTATCAATAAACCAAGTTTACActggcatttttttcaatctcgcgtttgattttttttcctcggCAGGGACAACTTCGCTACAAACAACGTCTCAGATATCGCGAGAGGAGAACGGAGCGCAATCTCGTTCATCATTTCCGTTGTAAATGTTCCCATTCCCGCCATCATCGCCCGTTGCTGTGAGGCGTAGTGTGCTGCTCTACTTGCAGCAAACATACAGAACAGCAGGTGAATGCcggcaaaaccttttttatgctCTCGAAGGATCTGCGAAGTCAAGTCCACATTCTATAGGTTTGGAACCACCACCGTGATCCTAGACAGGTAATGAAATGACGATGGCACTGAATGTGGTTGTTTTCATCACCAAATTACTGTGTTAGCTAGCTCCCGCTAGCTTAGGAACCAGTGTTGCTAATGTGGGCCTCTTCCATCATATTAAGCGTctgttaaagaaacaaaaacgcCACTGCATGCTTCACATTTAATATTAGATTCATGTTATTCGACTAGTTCGTTGATagactgatatttttgtttatatcgTTTGAATCTATGGTTCTGGCCGCGCCACGAGCATCACAACGCAGCTCAAAATGTGTTGCTTCTCCTCTGCAACATTGGAGTTGTCagtgtttgttgtttaaatgCAGGCTCTacacaaacatgtttaaaactaaaattcaATGACCGTTCAGGATATGCAGTTTGTtatattttgtgatttttgtggtGCAGTAATTCATATTGTACTGTTATGCTAACTTGTCACTTTGGATTATGAAGTCCTACCTTTTTCCTTTACTTCAAACCGCATTTGCCATGTTGGCTACGTATCTACATATCTCATATTAGTTTTGTTTCtgtatcttttatttatttattattataattttgaaTAACACATTTCAAGTTTTTAGCAAATGTTATTGTTGGCTACAAATTAAATCACTTATAATCTTCAGAATGGCACGTCGGTGCTGCatgttctgtaaaaaaaacaatatagcaAACTAGTTACAAAAATACTAACTTCTTGTTATGTGGCATTTAGCAATggtaaaaatattcatttaaactgtttatttgGTTAAATAGCAATAGCAGTCATAAAAGTGAGGTTGTTTTTGCCATTATAGGCTACCCGTGTGACTATTTCTTgacatgtttatttcttttgtacatCTTAAATTCAGACCTAACAAGTGGACCATCAGGATAGCAAGCCATGTCAACTTTTGTGCCCAAACTCTCCAGTGGTAGCACTGTCAAGATTCGCTTTAACACCATTGAGCTGGGCGGCACCAAGTGGAAAGAGGGAACCTTTGAAATTTTGGAAAAGGATAACAGAGTTAATCTCTGTTTAAGGTTCAGCTGTGGTGGCGCTGCCAAAACTTTCCAGGTAATTTctctttaatgtattttatctGTATGCTTGTTGGTGTTGTGACAGATATTTAGCATTAGGCATGATGTTTCTGTCATCCCTacttagacatttttttaaattagtgtaATTTATTCCATTTTGGATAGAACTACACCTATTATTTTATCTCAATTAAAAATTTCAAGCACATCATATGTTGCTGGAGGAAGTTAAATTTCCGTAAATTCAGGTGAACACCTTGCTTGTTTACTTACTGCCACTAAGGGGTGTATTTTCACATCAGCAAAGATCTGATACAAAACCTAAAACTAATTTAGCACATCATTTACATCTTTAAAACAATGTAGTTTCACTATAGGAAAGTCCtgagcctttattttgttgaacacttgtaaaaatataaagttcacAGTTGAAAGTACCAAGCCCTCAACTTTAATTGCTTAAAAGTAAAATTTctaatattttgtaattttgttgTGTAACAAATCAAAATATTCACCCCTGTGTGAGGAATCAGCTTGTGCTGTAATGTaattcagttttatgttattttataataaacatATGTAAAACATAATTCTCTTTCACAGAGCCTTTAGTGTTGTAGAAAAGCAGAAGTAAAATATAACttttctgagttgttttatcGACATCGCTTTAACCCTTTCTATGTTAATCAGGTGATACTGACATAAATATGCTATCTGTTAAAAAGGAAATCAGCAGATGAAAAGTTAACATTGTTTTTGAAGTGCTTTGGTGTCTATCTcttacatgtgttttttttaaagagtgtattgtttttttcagctgaaCCATAATGTGAAAAGCATTTCTCAGAATCCAAATCGGATCATGTTGACTCTGAAGGACAATGTTGTCATTTACTTGGATAAGATGCCTCAGCCATTGGTTCAGAGGACAAAGGAGTATCTGGAAAAACTGAAACAGGGAAAATCTGGTAATTACActacttctctttttttaacccaacaAAAACTTTATGTAAAATATTCCTTAAATTATTGACTGCCTAGATTGAAATTTAATTTGTCTGTCAAaacccctttttatttttccaagaaCTGTATAACTGCTAAAATACtcaatcttattttatttagattcaCAAGTTCAAAATTCAGAAAGGTTTGgtccactttttaaaaatgtccatgccaaaaacatttttgtttgaatatgaatatatatttaGTTATGTTTTCCAAGTAGAAAGTTGTTCTGTACTTTTTTAAGCCATCATTGCTGAATAAAAACCAGTTGCAAATCAGtcataaaaattaaatgtaatcaATATGCTATTGTGTCTTCGGTGCATTTTTGCAGAAAACCTTTATTCTTTAAGTAACtgattttattatcatttttgttCTCATCTTTTCTATCTCTTCATGTAGTTTTAAAGTCCTCCTATGGAAGTGCAAACCTAAGCGTACTTGGCAACCGCTCTATGAAAAATGAGACCAACGTATCAGGAGAGAGACAGGTGAGCAAAGCAACTTTGACTTTGATGACACTGAATGTATaatagaactggactgagtgacccctccgcCCTTcaaattccaaacaggaagtacctgcaggCCCCCACCTTGAATGTTCAAAATTAACACTTGACAGAGTCTCCCAAGtccactttcagtggaaggggtgtggacttctaataatctcactcctgattggtgacagcAGTTGCTATAGACAGATTGATTTAGACCGATTCTGCCCAATCCCTGCTTACTGACCTTGTCTGGCTACAAATGGTGGTGCAAAAATGGCGACAGAGTTGGCAGAGTTTTCTATGAGTGACGCCACACTCCCtcgtccagttctcttatacaagttgagtagggctgcacgatatgaggaaaactcgcgatatgcaatattggtgattaatatcgcgataacgatataatttgcggtatataaacaaatagccaaacaaccaaaaacatcatttacatttcactgcaacagtttaaaaatgatactccaaatgaccctggtcgacgtaggaggcaaacatcaaacataaaagggctccatctgattgatcaacaaggtaaacgggtccttccgattggttaaatgcataaagggattaatTTCATTTGTTCACTATTTCaggctgccatgagtttgtttttgcacatttgaggTAACcgtttattgcgattttcgccgtcttttgcggtatgcatattgcacagcttgatgtcgcgataacgataaatttgcggtatattgtgcaggcctaaagtTGAGGATTAAATAATAATGCAGACTCAGCATTTCAGCCAAAATTGTTTTAGACAACACCAAGGCGACAGAGTATAGAGGGCCGGGAAGATACAACACCAAGAAAGCCTCTGAGCAGCCCTAGCAGGGCAGCTGCCACTCCAACACGCATTGGACTGCTGGAAAACAGGTGTGATCGACTTTTATCACGTggttctacattttttttttccatttatttggtttggaaaaatgttgtgaCTTTTTGTTTCAGAGGTGAGAAAAGAAAGAGACTCCTCACTTCTGAAAGTGACCTTAATGAAGACTACCCCAAGGAAAATGACTCCTCCAGGTGAGCCCAGTAGTGTGTGTTGCAACTGACACAATCCTCAGAATCATTGTCCTTTTAGAAGTCTGAGTTTCTACAATCCAGAATCATTTAGATTTTCCCCCCACACATTTGTAGCAACAACAAGGCAACTTCAGAAACACCCAGGAAGTTTCTTCTGAGCTGCAAGGAAAAGCTCAAACTTTCAGAGGAGAACAGGAGCGCAGGTAAACTGCCATGTCCACGGATCACTAAAGACTTCATGTGTTTTATAAAGATGGCTGTCTTGTAGTGTCTTCTCTATTTATTTGAAAGTAATAGAAGGAATTCATGTCAACTATCagtaatgtaaagatttgattaggttttttttaacatccatctttttttgtgctgtgACTCTTGTAGGCCCTTTGGCTGCATCTCCGCTTCAGCCAACCTCGTTCTATGGCAGCAGATCTGTAACCAAAGACTACAGTCAGAGCCACTCCTTTGTGGACAGGTGAACATCTGTCGATTCACTCATATGCTTTCTAATCAGTGTTGCTCTGTATTGAAACCAAAActcacatttaaatgtgatgtTGTGAAATCACTCACAAAACAGTTTATGAAGTTCCTGTTGAAGCACAAGTTGAACCAACACTTTCGATTTTATCATTGATAGGCCTGTCAGTACTTCTCAGACCACCCCAGCCAAGAGGAGTCTCATTCTCCCTAACCACTCCACTCCCTTTAAGAAGGTGCGACCCTCTCTGGAGTACGGTGGCTGGAACAAACAGAGGCCATCTGCCTTAGCCCAACCTCAGCCACCCTTGCAAGGGTAAGTGTTAAATCGATGATTTCCACTAAAggctcaaataaaaaatattcattttttaatatcaataaaaactacatttaccacaaatgtgtttttaacattacaGATTTTCTAACCTTGGAAATACCTGTTACATGAATGCCATACTGCAGTCCCTCTTCAGCCTCCCCTCTTTTTCTAATGACCTGCTCAAGCAAAGCACCTTTTGGAAGAACTTGCCAATAAATGCATTGCTAAGGTACTCTTCACAGTACAGTTATAAATGTATAATGATTGAGTTTTTGGTCCTATTTCATAGTGAAGGTTTTTGACTCAGTTGAATTTCTACTCCCTGCAGGCGTTTTGCGCACCTTATGATTAAGAAAGATGTAGGCTGTCCAGAGACTAAAAAGGACTTGTTGAGGAAAGTGAAGAACGCCATTTCCTCCACGGCTGAGCGTTTCTCTGGAAACATGCAGAACGTAAGATTCTTTTCATGAAATTCAAACCATTTGccaactttgtttaaaaaaaaaagagggtttAACAGTTTAGAGCAAAATCATGTTAACTGCAgtcattgtgttttgtttttttgccaacaTTTAGCTTAtaatagtgatttttttttttcttttccttaataGCTTAACTTATTAAATATTGGAGGTgtttaaaatagaaatgtatGAATAAATAACTAGTTTTACTGTCTTGTATAGTGTGTATTTTGGTGACCTTGGtgaattattatatttaataatttataaatataattatatatatatatatatatatatatatatatatatatatatatatatatatatatatatatatatatatatatatatatatatatatatataaaataaatttataaataTAATGATAATCGGGGCGACGGTGGCTTAAGCGGTTGAGCCTCTgatcgtccaatgatcgaagggtcggcggttcgatccccgctccgaCCAGCCAAATGTCgtggtgtccttgggcaagacacttcaccctccttgcctccagtgtggctccactggtgtgtgaatgtgcatgaatgtcccggtgatggtcagagaggtcgtaggcgcgaactggcagccacgcctctgtcagtctgccccagggcagctgtggctacaactgtagcttaccatcaccaagtatgaatgaggagtgaatgaataatggacacaatgctttgagcgtctggaaaagcgcagaaaaatccaatccattattattattattattattattattattattatataatagtataattattaaaatctattttaataattatttaataatctattaaaatctattttaataattatttaataatCTATTAAAATCTTAATATGGATTTATAAGATGGGTGTTATTCAGGGTCTGTATCAAACGTACTGCAAAAGAATGtcgatttaaaagaaaaagaatgtttaTGATGGAATGAGACGCACATTAAATTATACaaccaagaaataaaaaatggaacttacatttttcttagtgaatttttaaaaccaaataataaaaaacctgaTTGAATATATATTTTAGCTTAACAGACCTCAAGTGTattcatttcatgttttcaaaTCTATCCTAGTTCTTTATTCACGTGTGTTACATGTTCTCTAGGATGCACACGAGTTTCTGAGTCAGTGTCTCGACCAGTTAAAAGATGACGTGGAGAAAATCAGCAAGAGCTGGTCAAATGGTGCAGCGCCGCCCGCTTCAGCAGCATCCGAACTGGGTCAGGAATCGACGGCAGTCAAGGCAGAGCCCGCAGAAGAAGCTGACACCTCACACATCTTCACTTGCCCGGTTGTGGCCAACATGGAATTTGAGGTGCAGCACACAATCACATGCAAAGGGTGAGGCCTGTCCCCTCTTTGGGTTTACTCATCAGTCCTGTGTCCTCACGGGGCTCTGGAAGCAGTGTTTTTGGTAAAGATGCGAGCTGTGATGCCTGTTCTGTGTTGCAGCTGCGGCGAGGTGGTAACCAAACGCGAACAATTCAATGACTTATCCATCGACCTGCCACGCCGAAAGAAGACCATCCCACTTCGCTCTATTCAAGACTCGCTGGATCTCTTTTTTAGGGTAAGACTTTTATCTGTGTCCAGAATATAATATAGATTGAACTCAGTTATTtagtttaaacaaacatttcaaaacaaagtcCTGCAGCATATACATGTTTACTTAAAGGTGTTTTGTATTTGCAGATGGAGGAAATTGAATATTCGTGTGAAAAGTGCAATGGGAAAGCAGCAACTGTGGCACATAAATTCAGCAAATTACCCAGGTATCTGCTCGTACACAATAACACGCACACCCACAGCACTTCGAGGTCAATTTATAGGTCATCTTTGAGTTGAAACACTCTGAAGTGCATTCTCTCCCCACAGGGTGCTCATCCTACACCTGAAACGGTACAGTTTTAACGCCCAGCTGTCCCTGAACAGCAAACTGGGCCAGCAAGTGGTGATCCCGCGATACCTGACCCTACTGTCCCATTGCACTGAATCCACAAGACCTCCTGTCAGTCTTGGCTGGAGCTTCCCAGCTTCTGTGTAAGACAAGAAGACAATCTTTGTTACTAATtgctgatattttttattttaaattcttttaatcTAAGCAACAGAAATGGCCAACTTAATGTGTTCACAGTGATTAGGCTCTTTATTCACCTATTAATGTAGGTTCCTTGTGGAAGTTCAAATACAGCAAATCTGACCATCACAATGTTTCAGTGTTTGCATTAACACAATTATTGATTCATGTCAGTCCACACTAAACACAAAATCACAAACAAGATCGACTAAGCTAACTGAGAAGCTAAACATAAGGTGGGATGAAGGTGATTTCATATTATAATTTTGCTCATTGCTTTTTCGTAATCATTTACCAAAAAGTGACAGACACTGTATCACCAGCTTATAATGTATGTGTGTAAGCAACATTTACCTATTTTTCTTAAAAGGTCCAGAACAGTCAAGACGTCATCGCTGGTTAACTCTTCTACAGCACCTCATCGGTAAGTTCTGTACAAAAGTTCAATATAGTTTAACACGATAAATCACTGTGTTTTGCTATTAAACAAAGGCGTATCTTTAGGAAACAAGAATTAAACCAAATGAACAGTTTGATTAAATATGGTAACTATGTGTCTTACAATACTGTATTGACCAGCTGGTATGTTACAATGCTAACATATGTTTGCCATCCTTTCTTAATGGTAAAGAAAATGTGCAAGTATTGTTGGGTTAATTTCAATTCtattagggggaaaaaaagcatttccagtgagctaaaatatgtaaaaaaaaaaaatactgctcCTTTGTAGCaactttttgttcctttttgcaGAAGATTTGGAGGAAAAGCTGCCTTTTCCAATAGCTCCTGTGTTCTCTTGGACTCTGACTGCGAGGAGGAGCTAAACAGGAAGGTGAGCACAAGCCACAAGCGACGCCTAAGCAGTTGTTTGTCCGAGCAAGACAGTCATCCAGAAGAGGTGAGTGGATTTTACTCATGTTCCTACTGTGTTGTCTATGTTAGTGATGTGATACAGATGATGGTTTTCAGAGGGGGGCAATGGAATCGGGAGACTTCAGTGGCATAAATGATGACGAAATGCTGGCTGCTGTGCTGGAGATGAGCCGTCAGGAGGCGGGGCTTTCTGCGCCGCCCCCTTTGGAGGATGAGCCAACAAGCAGCCCAGATACAGGGTTTGGGGACTCTGATATTAATGACCTGACTTACCATACAGATCAGCTTGAAGGGGACACTAAACAGTCTGCAGGTATTCCTTCAAATATGGGGTGTCTTTGTATACATTACTTAAAgcggatttgtttttttcactgccAGATGTTTGGTAACCAAATGTTTTCTTGATGCGTAGATGTGCTGGGCTCCTTGGACATGACCATGGATGATAACAAGGAGAACCAGACTCCAGAGAGTGTGCAGCAGCAAGGGGAGCTAGACTGGGTGCAGCAGTATAACCTGGATCAGGAGCGAGAAgaacaggagctgcagcaggcttTGGCCCAGAGTCTCCAGGAACATGTGAGACCAACACACTCTTGAACCCTTTTTAAACGATTATACTGAACAAAAGGGCCCTACCCCACAAGAAACAGGAATATTTCCATGAGAATTATCATGTAAACTGCTGCAACCACCAGACATTCACAGCTATGGTGGAGAACACATTCAGCTGTTGGAAAGAATTCATCGGTTTAAAAATAACTCCTGCTAGGCAGTTAAATCCTCTTGGTGACAATTTGCCAACATGTTGACATAAAGATCATTTTGTTGGGAAGTGTaactaacattttgttttcttctattGTTGCTTTGTTGTTCCTCCCCTCAAACAGGAAGCCCAGGAGATGAGAGAAGACGATGATCTGAAGAGGGCTACTGAGCTCAGCTTGCAAggtataaacatttttactcaAACTTGTGGGTTTTTCCCCCAGATATTTTTATGGAATCCCATCAGCCATTCTTTTCACTGTACTTAAAGGCAGGCCTGCCTCAAGAGCAGCAGTTATTAACATtaacaatgttgtttttctttttaaataatatggAAAGAATTTGCTAAGGTAGTCGCTTGAAATGGATCATTTATCTTAATTACATTCTTTAAAATTTTGGTTATATGCATAGGCCTGAAAATAAAacccctttttcttcttcatcttgggaaaacaaacatattttacgATCTAAACTCCTGAAAGCCATTTCCATTTCTGTTAAAAGTCGACATTAATGCTAATGTTCTCTCTCCCCCTACAGAGTTTAACAATTCTCTTCCTGAGCTGCTGTGTTCAGATGAAGATTCTGGAAACGAGGATGTGCTGGACATGGAGTACACTGAAGCTGAAGCAGAGAACCTCAAGAGGAACGCTGAGGTTAGACACTGAgctaaagtgttaaaaaaactcttttgttGCATACAAAGTTTACAAGTTTACACAACCTATCAACCACTAACAACAACCACTAACAATATActgcacattttaaatatttatacctTCTTACGGGTTTAAAACTAGTATTctagttttaaattaaattattttgtgaatatatttgattttaaattggGGAAACGCaaatataattaaatatttagcatTTATTTGATATTACTGCTGTACTTTCAGTTACAAAAGCCCTAAATTTCCATGTATGAGATGCTGTTGAATGACCTGATTACTGACTTCTCTGTTTGGAGACGTTTGTGTATCTTTTACTTATTTGCTGGGAGTGCTGGCATATTTGAATTGAAAGACTGTCGTTTTATATCCTTTCATTTACAGACTGGAGACCTGGCCAACTCTTACAGACTGATCAGTGTTGTCAGCCACATCGgcagcagctcctcctctgGTGAGTCTTTACCTCATCAATTCTGATTTACAAACACTAGAGAgatggaaaagggaaaaaataacacatttaaatcTTGCTATTCTAGAGTATAAAAGATTGGTTTGCTTTGCCTGGTTtggaatcttttttctttttcgcaCCACTGTGACTTTACATTTCTTGTTTctgtgaaaatcacaaatgtttAACCAAACTTCTTAACGTAAAAGTGCAACTTctgaaaagctttgaaaaaactTCAACTTcaatgtttttggagttttgtacaaaaccaaaagacataacaaacaaaacagcatgTGGTATGTCGTTTGAAGCCCTCCCTATAAAAAGCATCCTGCCAGTCATGGCACCTCAAATGTATCCTTGTGTACACGTGTTTCACTTCACACTTGTTTCTTcgttcaaatacttttttctttgtatccAGGACATTACATCAGTGACGTCTACGACATGAAGAAACAGTCATGGCTGACCTACAACGACCTGGATGTCTCGCGTACACAGGAAGCAGCGGTCCAGCGAGACCGGGACCGCAGTGGATACATCTTTTTCTACATGCACAAGTTAGTTTTTGTGTGTTGACACAAGTTTCCTGAAACGATATGTTGCGACACATTAAGTGTGTGTAACAGAGGTGGCTTTGAGACAAATCCTTGTCTGTGACTTttgtctcctcagagatgtgtTTGAGCAGCTGTCAGAGATGGAGCGATCCGGGGCCAGTGGGGCCTCCGAGGCAGTGAGGAATGTCCTGCAGCCCCTGTGAGCTGGCTTCCAAAGCTGGGTCCTAGTGGAAGAACCCCAACAACCATCTATACTACTGATCCTCCTATCACTGTCAAGTGTTTTCTTTGTTCCTCTGCTCGCTTTTCATTCATCTTGCTTCAGGTGTCCGTTGTAAAGACTCTTTTTAAAGCTATAAGCCACAGCTGAAGTTTCAGTTCATCTACGTTCAGCTCTGATTTTGGGGcccaatttttcttttctttcaagttTTTTGTTTCTCAACACACTTCTTTAAATcgacataaaaaaaatccttcaccACGTGGTACTGGTGCTGCGTGAATTGTTTTGAGATCCTTTATTTCACATATAACCTGAATAAAGATATATTCTATGTTGGGAGTATAAGCTGTTATCGTTTTAGGCGGTTGCTGTATTTAGCGAGTACATTTGGTGCAATATTTGTGTTGCGGCACAAACCTGCCGGTTCAGATTAGCTTTGTTTGGTGCGGatgggtccccccccccctgcttcgTATGCATCACTTGCCACCTGAATTCTGTGTCTGGCTGACTTTTCCATATTTATAAACGTCCAAGCGGAAATCCACATTAGTTACTGAGCTTTTCTCAGTTGATCCCCAAGTTTTGATTCAACCTTGTGCCTCCtaagaaaacttttataaatatgtgtacaagctttactttgaaaggtGTACAAGCTTGTTTCTGAATGTTTGTCAGACTTTAATGTGCAAATCAGAtgttcttatatatatataatatatatagttgactgattttcctttttatctttttgaatTGCAGAGTAGGGTTTGTCTTCAATAGACCAAGATGAGCCACAAGCAAATACTAGTCAAGAATAGAACCACCAGGGAagttatttatattaaaatgtcATATTCACGCCTTTAGGGTCACTATACAGTATTTAACACCAAGAACTCCAGGATTTGGTGTTGAAGTAGTTTCTGTCAGGCATGTGTGCTTCTAGAATACAGGAAAGTATTCTTGTACTGGTTCCAGTACTAAGCAGCCGCTGTATTACTTATTTTGACAACGTATacataaaatgtcaaatgtcgCAATTTCAACAGCATTAATAATAACCCACTTTCAAATTTGCACAACTAACTGAGTTTGAAACCAGTTTGGAGTGAATGTGGCTTATGATCCAGTCCTGTATGTCATTGAGGAATCGTACACCATTATTAGCTGACTTTGTGGAAGTACGTAATGCTAATAATGAGGACCTGTTGAGTATATAAATGGCTAGTGACCAATTTCCCCTCCTCCCTTAGCGCCGATCTCCATTTCTGTCACCTGAACATCCTGTCGTCAATGCGATGTAGAGAGGGAagctaaaatgtatttgtgaagTCACTATGAAATGCTTTTTCTACCCTTCATACACAACTGACTTCTTTAAGcagatttttaataaaatattgacaaaacacatttttggtttgatttttacATTGTACGATTGTGTCCAGTGTGAATGCTGTTAGTCCAGGCCCTCAGAGTACATATAATCCTGTGGGAATAAGGCAATGATCCAAAATTTGAGAGAACAATAAAACGCAGAAATATAGTGAAGATGTTGGACTGTGGTCACTGTCAACCGTCTTCGTGTCTTCTCATCAGGGGTTCCAGCTGGCGGCCTGTGAGTCTGCTGTACTCGCTTGAAATGTAGCTTTCCTTCTGCAACATCTGGAagaaaaatccatttttatAGCTATTCACATGGAAACCTTTTAATTGAAGTTCCTTAAAGTAAGTTTTAGAAACATGACTGATGGGGggaaaactttgtttaaaaaaagtggggTTTATTTACATATGtggtcattatttaaaaaaaaaatactaaaaagtaTCTACAAATGTATTCTAAAA contains:
- the usp37 gene encoding ubiquitin carboxyl-terminal hydrolase 37 produces the protein MSTFVPKLSSGSTVKIRFNTIELGGTKWKEGTFEILEKDNRVNLCLRFSCGGAAKTFQLNHNVKSISQNPNRIMLTLKDNVVIYLDKMPQPLVQRTKEYLEKLKQGKSVLKSSYGSANLSVLGNRSMKNETNVSGERQTTPRRQSIEGREDTTPRKPLSSPSRAAATPTRIGLLENRGEKRKRLLTSESDLNEDYPKENDSSSNNKATSETPRKFLLSCKEKLKLSEENRSAGPLAASPLQPTSFYGSRSVTKDYSQSHSFVDRPVSTSQTTPAKRSLILPNHSTPFKKVRPSLEYGGWNKQRPSALAQPQPPLQGFSNLGNTCYMNAILQSLFSLPSFSNDLLKQSTFWKNLPINALLRRFAHLMIKKDVGCPETKKDLLRKVKNAISSTAERFSGNMQNDAHEFLSQCLDQLKDDVEKISKSWSNGAAPPASAASELGQESTAVKAEPAEEADTSHIFTCPVVANMEFEVQHTITCKGCGEVVTKREQFNDLSIDLPRRKKTIPLRSIQDSLDLFFRMEEIEYSCEKCNGKAATVAHKFSKLPRVLILHLKRYSFNAQLSLNSKLGQQVVIPRYLTLLSHCTESTRPPVSLGWSFPASVSRTVKTSSLVNSSTAPHRRFGGKAAFSNSSCVLLDSDCEEELNRKVSTSHKRRLSSCLSEQDSHPEERGAMESGDFSGINDDEMLAAVLEMSRQEAGLSAPPPLEDEPTSSPDTGFGDSDINDLTYHTDQLEGDTKQSADVLGSLDMTMDDNKENQTPESVQQQGELDWVQQYNLDQEREEQELQQALAQSLQEHEAQEMREDDDLKRATELSLQEFNNSLPELLCSDEDSGNEDVLDMEYTEAEAENLKRNAETGDLANSYRLISVVSHIGSSSSSGHYISDVYDMKKQSWLTYNDLDVSRTQEAAVQRDRDRSGYIFFYMHKDVFEQLSEMERSGASGASEAVRNVLQPL